Proteins encoded in a region of the Dehalococcoidales bacterium genome:
- a CDS encoding molybdopterin-dependent oxidoreductase yields the protein MKSRLLLAIAAIGMIFGIAGCTNTQDIGEWSITVEIIGQDTLQFTNDDALEIGPVDIQAAMKDGDNVLGEDTWRGILLYDLLDHYGMDSFSVISVEGEDGSSAELDPARIEADGTGFAWSVNGDKLDSESGPVKFVNHNRGPKHWINKVVKITIIE from the coding sequence ATGAAATCCAGGTTACTACTAGCAATAGCAGCAATAGGTATGATTTTTGGAATTGCTGGCTGCACCAACACACAGGATATTGGAGAATGGAGCATCACAGTCGAAATAATTGGTCAGGATACACTCCAATTTACCAATGATGACGCGTTAGAGATTGGCCCGGTTGATATACAAGCAGCTATGAAAGATGGGGATAACGTGCTGGGTGAAGATACCTGGCGCGGAATCCTCCTCTATGACCTGCTGGATCACTATGGTATGGACAGTTTTTCAGTAATATCAGTTGAAGGCGAAGACGGCTCCAGCGCAGAGCTTGATCCCGCAAGAATTGAGGCCGACGGTACCGGTTTTGCCTGGAGTGTTAATGGCGATAAGCTGGATTCAGAATCAGGCCCAGTAAAATTCGTAAACCACAACCGCGGCCCCAAACATTGGATTAATAAGGTCGTAAAAATAACCATAATTGAATAA
- a CDS encoding PAS domain S-box protein, giving the protein MVSREEDVPVKQSELEALRAQLACAQARLGELEQSKPKRSTKTKPPEESYHALIKLGSDMGQAVVMLRDIDGIEGVQVFVSDMWVGITGYSREKLLGKSFFELVKPEDRQVSLDRHRRKISGRPVPGKFCMSIINRNGLEAQIELSSAVSASDGVATNIMFIRDVSERVKAETKAQEFEHRFQSVIDLAGDTGEAIVILQTIDGVEGRYVFVNDLWSEITGYSRQELLTMSTFDLIAPEHAPASRDRYLKALAGDVQPKLFEGEIITKSGKRITVELSIAPITYNGTPSAVVPLRDISEKNRQKRLFWRRGSNTSRYLNMPPCL; this is encoded by the coding sequence ATGGTTTCGAGAGAAGAAGACGTTCCGGTAAAACAGAGTGAACTGGAAGCACTGAGAGCCCAGCTTGCATGCGCTCAGGCAAGGCTAGGGGAACTGGAGCAGTCCAAACCAAAACGCTCAACCAAAACCAAACCCCCAGAAGAAAGCTACCATGCCCTGATCAAACTTGGGAGTGATATGGGACAGGCTGTGGTGATGCTGAGAGATATTGATGGAATTGAGGGGGTACAGGTTTTTGTCAGTGACATGTGGGTTGGTATCACTGGTTATAGTCGCGAGAAACTACTGGGAAAAAGCTTTTTTGAGCTGGTAAAGCCCGAGGACAGGCAGGTATCTCTGGATAGACACCGAAGGAAAATATCAGGCAGACCTGTTCCAGGTAAATTCTGCATGTCCATAATCAACAGAAACGGGCTGGAGGCTCAGATCGAGCTTTCCAGTGCAGTATCTGCAAGTGATGGTGTTGCCACCAACATTATGTTTATCCGTGATGTCAGCGAGAGGGTAAAGGCGGAAACCAAAGCCCAGGAGTTTGAGCATCGTTTCCAAAGCGTAATTGACCTTGCCGGTGATACCGGAGAGGCGATTGTAATCCTCCAGACCATAGACGGGGTTGAAGGAAGATACGTATTTGTAAATGATCTGTGGTCAGAAATCACCGGCTACTCCAGGCAAGAACTGCTTACCATGTCTACCTTTGACTTGATCGCACCGGAACATGCACCAGCTTCAAGGGACAGGTACCTTAAGGCATTGGCAGGCGATGTTCAGCCCAAGCTGTTTGAAGGGGAGATCATCACCAAATCCGGTAAACGAATCACGGTGGAACTTTCTATTGCTCCTATCACTTACAACGGAACGCCTTCTGCGGTAGTTCCCCTTAGGGATATCTCCGAAAAAAACAGGCAGAAAAGATTATTTTGGAGGAGAGGTTCAAATACCTCTCGTTATTTGAATATGCCCCCGTGCCTATAG
- a CDS encoding HAMP domain-containing sensor histidine kinase has product MEERFKYLSLFEYAPVPIAERDFSAACLIIQDMQEKNIKTATEYAEKHSDKIIECLNSSHIIAWNQAMRDFWEVRNVHEANEIILNAIENDMNNPISASLLSSLYGLIDGHKHFSREEAMTTPGGKMKNIIVNVLVAPGCEDSLERVYISFYEITSLKITENKLKEYQNHLEQMVEKRTAQLNKLRKKELILLKKERNTSQQLKEELEKRLLLTRLIVHELKTPLTSLSLSSETLSRTANKSQMKLIKNITTSSYILGFRTNALIDMAKGEIGVLKLNIFPIDLSEMLEEVAQTVYQHVKKMDQKLVVNNSTPDLKFQADAERLQQVLFNLIDNAVKFNREHGSIILTTFTQDSSLVFKVQDEGRGFSQQERENAFQLYGKIRSDSDHLTGLGIGLYLSNMIIELHGGQMFINSDEGKGSIVGFYIPLAAYKTDNKKQAK; this is encoded by the coding sequence TTGGAGGAGAGGTTCAAATACCTCTCGTTATTTGAATATGCCCCCGTGCCTATAGCTGAACGCGATTTTTCTGCTGCTTGCCTAATTATTCAAGATATGCAAGAAAAGAACATCAAAACTGCTACAGAATACGCAGAAAAACATAGTGACAAAATAATCGAATGTTTAAATAGTAGCCACATAATTGCTTGGAACCAGGCAATGAGAGATTTTTGGGAAGTTAGAAATGTGCATGAAGCGAATGAGATCATTCTCAATGCCATAGAGAATGATATGAATAATCCAATTAGCGCTTCCTTGTTGTCTAGTCTTTACGGATTGATTGATGGACACAAACATTTTTCACGTGAGGAGGCTATGACTACCCCTGGTGGAAAAATGAAAAATATTATCGTTAATGTTTTAGTTGCGCCAGGGTGCGAGGATTCATTAGAACGGGTGTATATCAGCTTTTATGAGATTACCAGTCTAAAAATAACAGAGAATAAATTAAAAGAATACCAGAACCATCTTGAGCAAATGGTTGAAAAGAGAACCGCCCAATTAAACAAGCTAAGAAAAAAAGAACTTATACTATTAAAGAAAGAACGCAATACCAGCCAACAGCTTAAAGAAGAACTTGAAAAACGTCTTCTTTTAACAAGACTCATAGTTCATGAACTGAAAACCCCGCTTACATCTCTCTCTCTTTCGAGTGAAACGTTATCTCGAACTGCCAATAAATCCCAAATGAAGCTCATAAAAAACATTACAACTAGCTCTTACATACTTGGATTTAGAACGAACGCGTTAATAGATATGGCAAAGGGCGAAATCGGCGTTTTGAAACTTAATATTTTCCCAATCGATCTTTCAGAAATGCTTGAAGAGGTTGCTCAAACAGTTTATCAACATGTAAAGAAAATGGATCAAAAACTTGTTGTAAATAATTCAACCCCAGACTTAAAATTCCAGGCAGATGCTGAAAGATTGCAACAAGTGCTCTTCAACCTGATAGATAATGCGGTTAAATTCAATCGCGAGCACGGATCTATAATTCTTACAACCTTTACTCAGGATTCAAGCTTGGTTTTTAAAGTTCAGGATGAAGGAAGGGGTTTTAGCCAACAAGAGCGGGAGAATGCTTTCCAACTATATGGTAAGATTAGGAGCGACTCCGACCATTTGACCGGCCTTGGAATAGGTTTATATCTATCCAACATGATTATTGAGCTACATGGCGGACAGATGTTTATTAATAGTGATGAGGGTAAGGGAAGCATTGTCGGGTTTTATATCCCTTTAGCCGCATACAAAACTGACAATAAGAAACAAGCTAAATGA